The Roseofilum capinflatum BLCC-M114 genomic sequence CTTCTTCCAGAATGGTAAACCGGACATGATTTAAGGCTAAATCTCCCACGGAGAGCTGTTCTCGGTCTACAGGCTTCCCATCTAACCGAATGCGCTCGAAGGGAATTCCTTTGCCGATTTCAATATGATACCAGGCTAACCCCATAAAAAACCGGGATAGGTGATTGCCATCTTCCATATCATCGGGATTGGATTCCATGGGAACCCAGCCGATACTGGGGATATAAAATTCGAGCCAAACATGGTTATAATCTGGCTCTAGGGGAACGCCTTTGTATTCAGGACTGGCGGGGCATTTGTAGCGCCCGATGGTACGGCAGGCAATGCCATTTAAGCGGGCGAGAGCGAGTAAAACGCCTACATATTCTCCGCAAGATCCGGCTCCTCTGGAGAGGACAACATCGGGGGTTTCGATTTTGGTGGTCAGTCGATAGGAGAGCTTATCATAAGCATAATTACGCAGGGCAATCATGCGCCGTAAAAAGTTGGTTTCTCCAGCGACTGCTTCTTGAGCGGCTTCTCGGACGACTTGTGTCTCCATGGCCAGATTATCATCATCAACCAAGTAGCGCTGCTGTAACGCTGGCTCTAGGGGCGGGATTTTTTCCACATCCAGGGGCACAAGGCTATATTTAATGCTGTAAACTTCGATTAAGGCTTTCCAGCCAAAAATCCGCTTTTCGTAGGGTTTTAGGTGATCAAAGTTAAAGACGGCGACTTTTTGTCCATCTTGAATTTCTTCGGTAAAGTCTACACCGATCGCCTCGATGGAGCGGATTTTTTGTCGCGCAGTTTCTGAAGGTAGAGCGATACGCCATTGTAAGTTTTTTAATTCCAGAGGATCGAGGGGAGAGAGTTCTTCGACATAGGACATCTCGATCAGATAGCCGTTGGAGAGACCATAATAGCCGTCGGCATTATAAGAATAGTAGAGGGGATGAATAAAGGTGCGATCGCGCCAGGCTAACTCCAGGGGCGGATCGGAATTGGGATCGTCGCGAATAAAGGGTTTTTCGCTGGCATAGGAAACATAGAGCAATTCTTCTGAAGTGGTCGGATCGGTATAAAAAACCAACCCGGTGGGGCTATCAAAGGGGGTTAAAAAACTAAACTTAATGTCCCCGGTTGCCCGATCCATACAATAAACGGTCTGTTCTTCCTTGTCAGCGACCCAAAGTTCTTCATTGCGGATGGCTAGACTTTCGACTCCTACTCCTGGGGGACGCAGTTGGGTAATCATGCGCCCTTTATCGTTCAATACTTGGATATAACAGCCTTCCTTACAGGAGACATACACTGTTGTTCCCCACACGGCGATCCCCTCAGCGCGGAAGGGTAGAGTGGCTAATAAGCGGGGTCGGAAATCTTCGAGAGAACAGGTATAGACACTGTGATCGCGGGTAAACCAGAGGGTATTTTCCCACATGGCTAAACCGTTGGCATATTTGATTTCAGGCAGTTCATTGGGGTTTAGGATGGTTGTATTATCATTTTGGGCATCAATCTGGAGAAGATAACCGCGTATGGAGTCTAGGGAAAGTAACTTAGACTCATAAGAGGCTAATCCTCGGAGATCGTAAACTCCTATGGGTCGAATAGTGCGGTGAATCATGGTGATTGTGCTGCGCCTTGGTAATCGGTCAGTTAATCGGTTCAAAGTACCATATTAGGCATATTCTGCTTGTAATGGAAATTTATGACTAGACAAGCGCTATTTTTGGTTAATACTCACTCACGACGGGGAAGGCATTCTCGCGAGGAGGCGATCGCCTATTTAGAGCATCAGGGATTTAAGTTATTGGAGGTTTCTCCTTCAAATTATCAAGAATTACCACAAGTGATTCGCGAGTATGGCCCCCAGATGGATTTGGTGATTATTGGTGGGGGGGATGGGACTCTGAATGGGGCGGTGGATGCTCTGGTGGAGATCCAACGACCTTTGGGTATTTTACCGATGGGAACGGCGAACGATCTGGCACGAACGCTACAGATCCCGTTGTCAATTCCGGCGGCTTGTCGGGCGATCGCTACGGGAAAGTTGCATCAAATTGATTTAGGCTGGGTGAATGGCAAGTATTTCTTTAATGTGGCGAGTTTGGGCTTGA encodes the following:
- a CDS encoding transglutaminase-like domain-containing protein, with amino-acid sequence MIHRTIRPIGVYDLRGLASYESKLLSLDSIRGYLLQIDAQNDNTTILNPNELPEIKYANGLAMWENTLWFTRDHSVYTCSLEDFRPRLLATLPFRAEGIAVWGTTVYVSCKEGCYIQVLNDKGRMITQLRPPGVGVESLAIRNEELWVADKEEQTVYCMDRATGDIKFSFLTPFDSPTGLVFYTDPTTSEELLYVSYASEKPFIRDDPNSDPPLELAWRDRTFIHPLYYSYNADGYYGLSNGYLIEMSYVEELSPLDPLELKNLQWRIALPSETARQKIRSIEAIGVDFTEEIQDGQKVAVFNFDHLKPYEKRIFGWKALIEVYSIKYSLVPLDVEKIPPLEPALQQRYLVDDDNLAMETQVVREAAQEAVAGETNFLRRMIALRNYAYDKLSYRLTTKIETPDVVLSRGAGSCGEYVGVLLALARLNGIACRTIGRYKCPASPEYKGVPLEPDYNHVWLEFYIPSIGWVPMESNPDDMEDGNHLSRFFMGLAWYHIEIGKGIPFERIRLDGKPVDREQLSVGDLALNHVRFTILEEVAPSC